A genomic segment from Streptomyces sp. NBC_01233 encodes:
- a CDS encoding DegT/DnrJ/EryC1/StrS family aminotransferase, which translates to MTWIDHNAPLVTANDRAAVDRVLQSGWIAPGPERHRLEEDLASYFGSGRTVATTSGTLALFLALVGLDAPAGALIAVPTYSCVALLDAVRLAGCRPLVVDVEPDELTMSPEALRDAAERIGQPYAAFVVHTYGATAALPELAKICPNIVEDCCHSFGSEGPYGRHGTFGRVAVSSLYATKVFTGATGGLCWSADPQIAERITAYTQASFRSSRWPRMTLTLSDLHAALARSQLSRLAQVRERRAWITNQYLAACPDALAPTGLPDPGRLVYRFVLRCADEKERERLLDFFHLHEVDASRLTQRHELLHRELGFDSHYFPAAEAAVARTLSLPLYPAMSDADVQRVCDLLTQLPR; encoded by the coding sequence GTGACGTGGATCGATCACAACGCGCCCTTGGTCACCGCTAATGACCGGGCCGCCGTGGACCGGGTGCTCCAGTCTGGCTGGATTGCGCCGGGCCCTGAACGCCATCGCCTGGAGGAGGACCTGGCCTCGTATTTCGGCTCGGGTCGGACCGTCGCCACGACCTCGGGCACACTCGCCCTGTTCCTCGCTCTCGTTGGCCTGGACGCGCCAGCCGGAGCTCTCATCGCCGTACCCACCTATTCCTGCGTGGCCTTGCTCGACGCCGTACGTCTGGCCGGCTGCCGCCCGCTCGTTGTGGATGTCGAGCCAGACGAACTGACTATGTCTCCAGAGGCGTTGCGGGACGCTGCCGAGCGCATCGGACAGCCATACGCCGCGTTCGTGGTGCACACCTATGGCGCGACCGCGGCCTTGCCTGAGCTGGCCAAGATCTGCCCCAACATCGTCGAGGACTGCTGCCACTCGTTCGGCAGCGAGGGTCCCTACGGCCGGCACGGGACCTTCGGGCGGGTCGCGGTGTCCTCGCTCTATGCCACGAAGGTCTTCACGGGGGCGACCGGGGGGCTGTGCTGGAGCGCGGACCCTCAGATCGCGGAACGGATCACCGCCTACACCCAGGCGAGCTTTCGCAGCAGCCGATGGCCCCGGATGACCCTCACCCTGTCCGACCTGCACGCGGCGCTGGCCCGATCGCAGCTCTCTCGGCTCGCCCAGGTCCGGGAACGCCGGGCCTGGATTACCAACCAGTACCTCGCGGCCTGCCCCGACGCACTTGCACCGACGGGCCTGCCCGACCCGGGCCGACTCGTCTACCGGTTCGTCCTGCGGTGCGCAGACGAGAAGGAACGTGAGCGCCTCCTCGACTTCTTCCACCTACATGAGGTCGACGCCAGTCGACTGACACAGCGCCATGAACTGCTGCACCGAGAACTCGGCTTCGACTCCCACTACTTCCCCGCAGCCGAAGCCGCCGTGGCCCGAACTCTCTCGCTGCCGCTCTATCCCGCCATGTCTGACGCCGACGTCCAGCGTGTTTGTGACCTGCTGACACAGCTGCCCCGCTGA
- a CDS encoding DapH/DapD/GlmU-related protein, producing the protein MSLLIDSVIPRAHPPADCVVGQDVVIHAHELTIGPGVRLDDGVQLVGDRIHLGRNVHVGAGADLRAAHLSIGENSEIAAGVKVLCADSFSTGPAARVCNGVDIVARSFGAGRLLYVGPHSTVGGGGTLESTATVRIGDRVTIGPHNLLNANCLIDIGSDVGSGQYVSIWTHGYHFAHSVLDGYSTAYEGVRIGDKVWLGYHCSIMPGADIGDSCIVAAGAVVAKSFPPRRLLAGVPAREKATFEQPPLTDDQAMYEVRQALAAWQRELVWKGAITDSSDERWSVTLSGCTRVVELWQDAAVATSSDRAAEDRIVVALDGEPQTSADGPPVFVLRRGLLLGPTDELVEDLRDYLRRRTMPCGDTRTFTSITPLAFHRLQQATTPTTSGEQA; encoded by the coding sequence GTGTCCCTGCTCATCGACTCCGTCATCCCCCGCGCACACCCGCCCGCAGACTGCGTAGTGGGACAAGACGTGGTCATCCACGCCCACGAGCTCACGATCGGCCCCGGCGTACGGCTCGACGACGGAGTCCAGCTTGTGGGCGACCGCATTCACCTGGGCCGCAACGTCCACGTCGGCGCGGGAGCCGACTTGCGCGCCGCCCACCTCAGCATTGGCGAGAACAGCGAGATCGCCGCTGGCGTGAAGGTCCTCTGCGCCGACAGCTTCAGCACCGGTCCGGCCGCACGCGTCTGCAACGGCGTTGATATCGTCGCCCGCTCTTTCGGCGCCGGCCGACTCCTCTACGTCGGCCCGCACAGCACAGTGGGAGGTGGAGGCACCCTCGAATCCACGGCCACCGTACGCATCGGCGATCGAGTCACCATCGGCCCCCACAACCTTCTCAACGCCAACTGCCTGATCGACATCGGCTCGGACGTCGGCTCGGGGCAGTACGTCAGCATCTGGACCCACGGCTACCACTTCGCCCACAGTGTCCTCGACGGTTACAGCACCGCCTACGAAGGCGTGCGCATCGGGGACAAGGTGTGGCTCGGCTACCACTGCTCCATCATGCCTGGCGCGGACATCGGCGACAGCTGCATAGTCGCCGCCGGGGCCGTCGTCGCCAAGAGCTTCCCGCCCCGCCGACTCCTGGCAGGCGTGCCCGCCCGCGAGAAGGCTACCTTCGAGCAGCCACCGCTCACGGATGACCAGGCCATGTACGAGGTCCGCCAAGCCCTGGCCGCTTGGCAACGGGAACTCGTCTGGAAGGGCGCGATCACCGACTCCTCTGACGAAAGATGGAGTGTCACCCTGTCCGGGTGCACCAGGGTGGTCGAACTGTGGCAGGACGCGGCGGTGGCCACGTCCAGCGACCGCGCCGCCGAAGACCGCATCGTGGTGGCCCTCGACGGGGAACCGCAGACCTCAGCGGACGGCCCCCCAGTCTTCGTCCTGCGGCGCGGACTGCTCCTGGGCCCGACCGACGAATTGGTCGAAGACCTCAGGGACTACCTACGCCGCCGGACGATGCCCTGCGGCGACACCCGAACCTTCACCAGCATCACACCGCTGGCCTTCCACCGGCTCCAACAGGCCACCACCCCCACTACCTCCGGAGAGCAGGCATGA